The following are from one region of the Desertifilum tharense IPPAS B-1220 genome:
- a CDS encoding BMP family protein — MKFSSIKPFSIALSVSVLLAGCNGTNSQSGQGDADNFQVGLILVGPRNDAGWSQAHYEGIEYVQQQISGVTLEYADKVNPGDRPNVKGSQVADDLIAKGADLIIFNSDDLKDDALETAQKYPNIPVIHASGDSAWQEGQNYQALPNLANVMPKMEYGRMIAGCAAALSSETGRIGFLGPLINDETRRLVSAAYLGARYCWQTYRDRNPEDLNFRVTWIGFWFNIPGVTLEPTKVADDFYNSGYDVVMTGIDTPEAAVQAKKAADSGKNVKFLHYTLRSGCNLAPDVCVGVPTYNWGPSYLKLIQDAQAGNFQSQFIWADPDWQDINNPDTSAVGFVRGEAFSPENNRYLDQFIQGLGDGSINLYQGPLNYQDGTPFVAAGQTATLQQIWYMPQLLEGIEGPSR, encoded by the coding sequence ATGAAATTTAGCTCCATCAAACCATTCAGTATTGCCCTTTCTGTTAGTGTACTTTTAGCGGGTTGCAATGGCACGAATTCTCAATCGGGACAGGGGGACGCCGACAACTTTCAGGTGGGATTAATCTTAGTCGGCCCCAGAAATGACGCGGGTTGGAGCCAAGCCCATTATGAAGGGATTGAGTATGTGCAACAGCAGATATCTGGGGTGACACTAGAGTATGCGGATAAGGTGAATCCTGGCGATCGCCCTAACGTTAAAGGCTCGCAAGTCGCAGACGATCTGATTGCTAAAGGTGCCGATCTCATTATTTTCAACTCCGACGACCTCAAGGACGATGCGCTAGAAACGGCTCAGAAATATCCCAATATCCCGGTTATTCACGCTTCCGGGGACTCCGCTTGGCAAGAAGGGCAGAATTATCAAGCCTTGCCAAACCTAGCGAACGTGATGCCCAAGATGGAATATGGCCGGATGATTGCAGGCTGTGCGGCGGCGCTATCTAGTGAGACGGGGCGAATCGGCTTTTTGGGGCCGTTAATTAATGATGAAACGCGGCGCTTAGTGTCGGCGGCGTATTTGGGGGCGCGGTACTGCTGGCAAACCTATCGCGATCGCAACCCCGAAGACCTGAATTTCCGGGTGACATGGATCGGCTTCTGGTTTAACATTCCAGGCGTCACCCTAGAACCCACCAAAGTTGCTGACGACTTCTATAACAGCGGCTACGATGTCGTGATGACGGGCATTGACACGCCAGAAGCCGCAGTTCAAGCCAAAAAAGCCGCAGATTCTGGAAAGAATGTTAAGTTTTTGCACTATACCTTGCGATCGGGTTGTAACCTGGCACCGGATGTCTGTGTAGGCGTTCCTACCTATAACTGGGGACCGAGTTATCTCAAACTCATCCAAGATGCTCAGGCTGGAAACTTCCAAAGCCAATTTATTTGGGCCGATCCAGACTGGCAAGATATCAATAACCCGGACACTTCTGCGGTTGGGTTTGTACGCGGCGAGGCCTTTAGCCCAGAGAACAATCGCTATCTCGATCAATTTATACAGGGTTTGGGGGATGGCAGCATCAACCTTTATCAAGGCCCGCTAAACTACCAAGATGGCACGCCTTTTGTAGCGGCAGGTCAAACGGCTACGTTACAACAAATCTGGTATATGCCGCAGTTGCTAGAAGGGATTGAAGGACCAAGCCGTTAG
- a CDS encoding DUF167 domain-containing protein, translating to MKLQVKVKPNAKHQSVQTLEDGSLAIALKSPPTDGKANAELIEVLAKTFDVPKARITIKSGRTARTKLIEIDAPDL from the coding sequence ATGAAACTCCAAGTCAAAGTCAAACCCAACGCTAAACATCAATCCGTCCAAACCCTAGAAGATGGAAGTTTGGCGATCGCCCTCAAGTCGCCCCCAACCGATGGCAAGGCGAACGCAGAGTTAATCGAAGTTTTGGCAAAAACGTTTGATGTCCCCAAAGCCAGGATTACGATTAAATCAGGTCGCACCGCCCGCACCAAGCTGATCGAGATCGATGCGCCCGATCTTTAA
- a CDS encoding chromosome segregation ATPase: MMKDPKLPKRSLKNHSPVDPARTVRKPPAPKPRDKHPRTEVPSPSRQASVPPASGVAAWSNLPSALDATLPDSTPISGEELSPKEKFLNWLKPTRWQFWVILTVLLPGGVGGLALAMLLRLPALPNCPSIFWPTASASLRLYCAELAANKQTVKDLLEAIELVNALPEDHPLRPQINQLIEQWASDILDLGDKVFHQGKLQEAISIARQVPAQTSAASLVTERIDRWQAVWKKAEGLYREAEDFLRKEEWNQAFRTATFLLSVGNNYWETTKYQELTEAIKTAREDGEKLYQARRLVEQGGVDNLVEAIALVEKIGPNSYVYKKAQDEIRKIGRQMLALAEEELEQRRNSSAAINIARRIPASAKLAEEAQDLIILAEAYADAWQGKVASLEAAIIRAQKVTVKRPLYGKAQRLIARWQREIEDIAHLEKAQTLARGGSIDALSNAVAEASLIPVSNPRYEEAQDSINEWQRQIETLEDSPYLNRAEALAIAGDLGSLQAAIAEASRVGRGRALYSEAQQRVGQWQRQVETMQDRPYLDSAQQWALIGDAVSLQAAIDEASRIGPGRALYDEAQNRISEWRSRLQRMQDRPTLDGARDLAARGDLQGAISLAERIGSGRALSNDAADDLQRWRSQIRAEENLQEARRLAGGATPEALAAAIRTADRVPNFSPLRNEADLAISQWSQQILSLAQQQATFDVAGAIEIARRIPENTASYGAARAQIEAWQRMLMPSPTPRTFP, translated from the coding sequence ATGATGAAAGATCCAAAACTGCCAAAGCGATCGCTGAAAAATCATAGTCCAGTCGATCCGGCTCGGACGGTGCGTAAGCCACCTGCTCCAAAACCTAGAGATAAACATCCCCGCACCGAAGTTCCATCCCCTTCTCGACAAGCTTCTGTCCCCCCTGCTTCCGGTGTCGCTGCTTGGTCTAATCTGCCTTCGGCATTAGATGCAACCCTTCCTGACTCTACGCCCATCTCTGGGGAGGAACTCTCGCCAAAAGAGAAGTTTTTAAACTGGCTGAAGCCGACGCGCTGGCAATTTTGGGTGATTTTAACGGTGCTGCTTCCGGGTGGCGTCGGGGGGTTAGCGCTGGCAATGCTTTTGCGGCTGCCGGCGTTGCCAAATTGTCCTTCAATTTTCTGGCCGACGGCTTCGGCTTCGTTGCGTCTGTATTGCGCGGAGTTGGCTGCGAATAAACAGACGGTGAAGGATTTGCTGGAAGCGATTGAGTTGGTCAATGCTTTGCCTGAAGATCATCCCCTGCGCCCTCAGATTAATCAGTTAATTGAGCAATGGGCGTCGGATATTTTGGATTTGGGGGATAAGGTCTTTCATCAAGGTAAGTTACAAGAAGCGATTTCGATTGCCCGTCAGGTTCCGGCTCAGACTTCGGCGGCGTCGTTGGTGACGGAACGAATCGATCGCTGGCAGGCGGTTTGGAAAAAGGCTGAGGGACTGTATCGCGAGGCTGAAGATTTTCTCCGCAAGGAAGAGTGGAATCAGGCGTTCCGCACGGCAACGTTTCTATTGTCGGTTGGGAATAATTACTGGGAAACAACGAAGTATCAAGAGCTGACGGAAGCAATTAAGACGGCGCGAGAAGATGGCGAGAAGCTTTATCAGGCCCGGCGTTTGGTGGAACAGGGAGGGGTTGATAATTTAGTAGAGGCGATCGCGCTCGTCGAGAAGATTGGGCCGAACAGTTATGTTTATAAGAAAGCCCAAGATGAGATTAGAAAGATCGGTCGGCAAATGCTAGCGCTAGCAGAGGAGGAGTTAGAACAACGGCGCAACTCTTCAGCCGCGATTAATATTGCTCGGAGAATTCCCGCCAGCGCTAAGTTAGCTGAAGAAGCTCAAGATTTGATTATTCTGGCTGAGGCCTATGCGGATGCGTGGCAAGGCAAGGTGGCGAGTTTGGAAGCGGCGATTATTCGAGCGCAGAAAGTGACGGTGAAGCGTCCGCTTTATGGTAAGGCCCAGCGGTTAATTGCTCGCTGGCAGCGGGAAATTGAAGATATTGCCCATTTGGAAAAGGCGCAAACTTTGGCTCGCGGCGGTTCGATTGATGCTCTCAGTAATGCGGTAGCGGAGGCGTCGTTGATTCCGGTCAGCAATCCTCGCTATGAGGAGGCACAAGATAGTATTAATGAGTGGCAGCGACAAATTGAGACGTTAGAGGATAGTCCTTACCTCAACCGGGCGGAGGCGCTGGCGATCGCGGGCGATTTGGGTTCTTTGCAAGCGGCGATCGCCGAAGCTAGCCGGGTAGGACGGGGACGGGCGCTGTATTCGGAAGCGCAACAGCGGGTTGGGCAATGGCAGCGTCAAGTTGAGACGATGCAAGACCGTCCCTACCTAGATTCGGCTCAACAGTGGGCGCTGATTGGGGATGCGGTTTCTCTGCAAGCGGCAATTGATGAAGCCAGTCGGATTGGGCCGGGACGAGCGTTATACGATGAGGCTCAAAATCGGATTTCTGAATGGAGAAGCCGGTTGCAGCGTATGCAAGATCGTCCGACTTTGGATGGGGCTAGGGATTTAGCGGCTCGCGGCGATTTACAGGGGGCGATCTCACTGGCCGAACGGATTGGTTCGGGACGGGCGTTGTCTAATGATGCGGCTGATGATTTGCAACGATGGCGATCGCAAATTCGGGCTGAAGAAAATCTCCAAGAAGCTCGCCGCCTTGCTGGAGGGGCAACCCCAGAAGCGCTAGCCGCAGCGATTCGCACGGCCGATCGCGTCCCGAATTTTAGTCCCCTCAGAAATGAAGCCGATCTCGCTATTTCTCAATGGAGCCAGCAAATCTTAAGCTTGGCCCAGCAGCAAGCAACTTTTGATGTTGCTGGGGCGATTGAAATTGCCAGACGCATCCCTGAAAATACTGCCAGCTATGGAGCCGCTAGAGCGCAGATTGAAGCTTGGCAGCGGATGCTGATGCCGTCTCCGACGCCGCGTACCTTCCCCTAA
- the hslO gene encoding Hsp33 family molecular chaperone HslO has translation MADQLIRATAAEGGIRAVGVITTRLTEEARHRHQLSYVATAALGRTMAAGLLLASSMKRPESRINIRVKGNGPLQGILVDAGLDGTVRGYVYEPQVELPPNELGKLDVGGAVGREGFLYVVRDIGYGYPYSSTVELISGEIGDDITHYLVTSEQTPSALVLGVFVGADGVQAAGGILLQVLPKAASDEELVQKLESRVGALSGFTPLLRQAKTLPDIFEQLLGDMGLNLLPETQMVRFDCKCSFHRLLGALKMLGEAELQDMIDKDDGAEATCQFCGEVYRASSHELAELIEALREESGS, from the coding sequence ATGGCAGATCAGCTCATTCGCGCTACAGCCGCCGAGGGAGGGATTCGAGCTGTAGGAGTCATTACCACAAGACTTACTGAAGAAGCTCGACATCGACACCAACTTTCCTATGTCGCGACTGCGGCTTTAGGTCGAACAATGGCAGCCGGTTTATTACTGGCTTCTAGTATGAAGCGACCCGAATCTAGAATTAATATTCGCGTCAAAGGCAACGGTCCTTTACAAGGCATTTTAGTCGATGCGGGTTTAGATGGAACCGTGCGGGGATATGTTTACGAGCCTCAAGTTGAGTTACCGCCAAACGAATTAGGAAAACTGGATGTTGGCGGAGCGGTTGGACGAGAAGGCTTTCTCTATGTCGTTCGCGATATCGGCTATGGCTACCCATACTCTAGTACCGTTGAACTGATTTCTGGGGAAATTGGCGATGATATTACCCACTACCTCGTTACCTCAGAGCAAACCCCCTCCGCGTTGGTACTGGGTGTATTTGTAGGAGCCGATGGCGTTCAAGCAGCCGGTGGTATCTTATTACAAGTGTTGCCAAAGGCTGCTTCTGATGAGGAGCTAGTGCAAAAACTAGAATCGCGCGTGGGTGCATTATCGGGATTTACGCCGCTACTCCGTCAAGCTAAAACCTTACCGGATATTTTTGAGCAACTCTTGGGGGATATGGGGTTAAATCTTCTCCCAGAGACTCAAATGGTTCGCTTTGATTGCAAATGCTCGTTTCATCGCCTGCTAGGGGCGTTAAAAATGCTGGGTGAAGCAGAACTTCAAGACATGATTGATAAAGATGATGGTGCAGAGGCGACTTGTCAATTTTGTGGAGAAGTTTACCGCGCCAGCAGCCACGAGCTAGCGGAGTTAATCGAAGCTTTACGAGAAGAGTCCGGATCGTAA